In one window of Armatimonadota bacterium DNA:
- a CDS encoding PmoA family protein, which yields MKETKLRASAGPHHRHQCPLVTRIPWSGDPPPAAFGITDLTANHTAPAQLLPGLAGAGEICFAWVVEDLAPDHAREFLLTPEAPEARPGVELVEAGAGRLEVNIDGGLFTAYNFHSDLARPNLHPLCGPGGRHMTRDYPMADGPAGETRDHVHHRSVWIAHGEVNHADNWSEGEGHACTVHREFARTEAGPVMGAIEALSDWVTADGKRLLNERAEFAFYNLPAEWRCFDLSVDLTPAEGEVLFGDTKEGGICAVRVASSMDASGEGRIENSYGGTDEDETWGKRAHWCDYSGPVRGEIVGIAVFDHPDSFRHPTYWHVRNYGLMTANPFGLSHFYDDPARDGSHVLKPGETMSFRYRIYLHLGDAAAGAVAEKYHDFINPPHVEVV from the coding sequence ATGAAGGAAACCAAACTCAGGGCCAGCGCGGGACCGCATCATCGCCACCAGTGCCCGCTGGTCACCCGCATCCCGTGGTCGGGCGATCCACCGCCCGCGGCGTTCGGCATCACCGACCTCACCGCGAACCATACCGCGCCCGCGCAGCTCTTGCCCGGCCTCGCCGGCGCAGGAGAGATCTGCTTCGCCTGGGTCGTCGAGGACTTGGCGCCAGATCACGCGCGCGAGTTCTTGCTCACGCCCGAGGCGCCGGAAGCTCGGCCCGGCGTCGAGTTGGTCGAGGCCGGCGCGGGGCGCCTCGAGGTCAACATTGATGGTGGGCTTTTCACCGCGTACAACTTCCACAGCGACCTCGCCCGCCCCAACCTCCATCCCTTGTGCGGGCCGGGCGGCCGACACATGACGCGCGACTACCCCATGGCCGACGGGCCGGCCGGCGAAACGCGCGACCACGTCCACCACCGCTCGGTATGGATCGCCCACGGCGAGGTCAACCACGCCGACAACTGGAGCGAAGGCGAGGGGCACGCATGCACCGTCCACCGCGAATTCGCGCGCACGGAGGCGGGGCCGGTGATGGGGGCGATTGAAGCGCTCTCCGACTGGGTCACCGCCGACGGCAAGCGGTTGCTCAACGAGCGTGCCGAGTTCGCATTCTACAATCTCCCCGCCGAGTGGCGTTGCTTCGACCTCTCGGTGGATCTCACGCCGGCGGAGGGGGAGGTGCTGTTCGGCGATACCAAGGAGGGCGGCATCTGCGCCGTGCGCGTCGCCAGCTCCATGGATGCTTCGGGAGAAGGGCGCATCGAGAACTCCTACGGCGGCACCGACGAGGACGAAACCTGGGGTAAGCGCGCCCACTGGTGCGATTATTCCGGCCCCGTCCGCGGCGAGATCGTCGGCATCGCGGTGTTCGACCATCCCGACTCATTCCGCCATCCCACCTACTGGCACGTGCGCAACTACGGGCTGATGACGGCCAATCCCTTTGGGCTGTCGCACTTCTATGACGACCCCGCGCGCGACGGCAGCCATGTGCTCAAGCCGGGCGAAACCATGTCGTTCCGCTATCGCATCTACCTCCACCTCGGTGACGCGGCGGCGGGCGCGGTGGCGGAGAAGTATCACGATTTCATCAACCCGCCGCACGTGGAGGTCGTATAG
- a CDS encoding sugar phosphate isomerase/epimerase encodes MKFAICNEMFEEWPWERVCEVAAQVGYDGIEVAPFTLAESVNDLLPDWRARLRQQAEDAGLEVVGLHWLLVSPKGLYINHPDADVRARTAQYLADLADFCADLGGRIMVLGSPKQRNVAEGLTFEQAWDLIKDTLGAALERAAARGVTICPEALSPQETNFINTAAEARRFVEDVAHPNLRMMLDVKAMSSEGRPIPDIIRDHGDLLAHVHANDANMRGPGFGDTDFRPIAEALRDVGYDGFISVEVFDFKPDPETIASRSLAYLKEAFAA; translated from the coding sequence ATGAAGTTCGCGATCTGCAACGAGATGTTCGAGGAATGGCCGTGGGAGCGCGTGTGCGAGGTCGCCGCGCAGGTCGGCTACGACGGCATCGAGGTCGCACCGTTCACACTTGCGGAATCCGTGAACGATCTCTTGCCCGACTGGCGGGCACGGCTGCGCCAGCAAGCCGAGGACGCCGGTCTCGAAGTCGTCGGCCTGCACTGGCTCCTGGTATCGCCCAAAGGGCTTTACATCAATCATCCCGATGCCGACGTCCGCGCGCGCACCGCGCAGTATCTGGCGGACCTCGCTGATTTCTGCGCCGACCTCGGCGGCCGGATCATGGTCCTCGGCTCGCCCAAGCAGCGCAACGTCGCCGAGGGGCTGACCTTCGAGCAGGCGTGGGACCTCATCAAGGACACCCTGGGGGCGGCGCTGGAGCGGGCCGCGGCGCGCGGCGTCACCATCTGCCCCGAGGCATTGTCGCCCCAGGAGACGAACTTCATCAACACGGCGGCGGAGGCGCGCCGGTTCGTCGAGGATGTTGCCCACCCGAACCTGAGAATGATGCTTGACGTCAAGGCGATGTCCTCCGAGGGACGGCCGATCCCGGACATCATCCGCGACCACGGCGACCTCCTCGCGCACGTCCACGCCAATGATGCGAACATGCGCGGCCCGGGATTCGGCGACACCGATTTCCGGCCCATCGCGGAAGCGCTGCGCGATGTCGGCTACGACGGATTCATCTCGGTCGAGGTCTTCGACTTTAAGCCCGACCCGGAGACCATCGCCTCGCGCAGCCTGGCGTACTTGAAGGAGGCATTCGCAGCATAG
- a CDS encoding cation:proton antiporter: protein MTGVEAVRDLTVVLCVGLASALISRRLGLPVVAGYLVAGVVAGPGGLNLVRDLDAVMGMAELGVALLLFTLGVDLSVRSLTRLKSASLVAGPLQLALSVGLGYALGRAWGWDTDSSLILGFALALSSTMVVVKLLGERGELHTNQGRLMIAVLLVQDLAAVLMVGALPVLTGTRAFGADAMAVLLGKGLAFLIAVYVLARLVIPRLFSVVARGYTKEVFVVTAAALCFGGAWGSQLLGFSLALGAFIAGLMISESDYSHEVLADVTPLRDLFAIIFFVSLGLLFEPGAVLRHPGWAISVLAAVVVGKALIVFVAALAAGFHMRSASAAGLGLSQIGEFSFVVATLAYRSGLLTREQLSLVEAVALITLLASPALLAAGDALYQRLRSRRAVEHVPLEAAQDDAAYACGGERPVLICGYGRVGRHVGEMLLQDGAPFAVVDFDQVIVAELRQRGISALYGDAASARVLEAAGAKESCLAVLALPDAMTTRLAIRSLKRISPGLPILARVHPTEEIDAMYREGAEEVVQAEFEASLEMLRHTLLRLGRDPRAAQARTDAVRQQRYLALRRRDAPRDSA from the coding sequence ATGACGGGCGTTGAGGCAGTACGCGACCTAACAGTGGTGTTGTGTGTGGGTCTGGCGAGCGCTCTTATCTCGCGGCGGCTAGGGCTGCCCGTGGTCGCCGGGTATCTCGTCGCAGGGGTCGTCGCGGGGCCGGGCGGGCTGAATCTGGTCAGGGACCTGGATGCGGTTATGGGCATGGCGGAGCTGGGGGTCGCGTTGCTGCTGTTCACGCTGGGCGTGGATTTGTCCGTGCGCTCTCTGACTCGACTGAAGTCTGCGAGCCTGGTGGCGGGGCCGCTGCAACTAGCGCTTAGCGTTGGGCTCGGGTACGCTCTGGGGCGAGCGTGGGGGTGGGATACCGATTCGTCGCTGATACTTGGGTTCGCTCTAGCCCTGAGCAGTACTATGGTCGTGGTCAAGCTACTCGGGGAGCGCGGCGAGTTGCATACGAATCAGGGGCGGCTGATGATTGCGGTCCTGTTGGTGCAGGACTTGGCTGCGGTGCTGATGGTGGGAGCGCTACCGGTTCTGACGGGGACACGCGCATTCGGGGCAGACGCGATGGCGGTGTTGCTGGGGAAAGGATTGGCGTTTCTGATTGCGGTGTATGTGCTCGCCCGTTTGGTGATACCGCGCCTGTTCAGCGTGGTGGCGCGTGGCTATACGAAGGAGGTCTTCGTGGTGACCGCCGCCGCGCTGTGCTTCGGGGGGGCGTGGGGGAGTCAACTGCTAGGTTTCTCGCTGGCGCTGGGGGCGTTTATCGCGGGCCTCATGATCAGTGAATCGGACTACAGCCATGAGGTGCTGGCGGACGTGACGCCACTGCGCGACCTTTTTGCCATAATTTTCTTCGTATCGCTCGGTCTGCTGTTCGAGCCGGGCGCGGTGCTGCGGCATCCGGGCTGGGCTATAAGCGTCCTTGCCGCTGTCGTTGTCGGCAAGGCGCTGATCGTGTTTGTTGCCGCCCTGGCCGCTGGCTTCCACATGCGCTCCGCTTCAGCTGCGGGCCTGGGCCTATCCCAGATCGGCGAATTCTCATTCGTCGTGGCGACGCTGGCCTACCGCAGCGGCCTGCTGACGCGAGAGCAGTTGTCCCTGGTCGAGGCCGTCGCGCTGATCACGCTGCTGGCGAGCCCGGCGCTACTCGCCGCCGGTGACGCGCTGTACCAACGTCTGCGCTCGCGGCGGGCGGTGGAGCACGTGCCGCTCGAAGCGGCGCAGGACGACGCGGCTTACGCCTGCGGCGGCGAGCGGCCGGTGCTTATCTGCGGTTACGGCCGCGTCGGCCGACACGTCGGGGAGATGCTGCTGCAGGACGGCGCACCGTTCGCGGTAGTGGACTTCGACCAGGTGATCGTAGCGGAGCTGCGGCAACGCGGCATTTCGGCGCTGTACGGCGACGCCGCAAGCGCGCGCGTACTGGAGGCGGCTGGCGCCAAGGAGAGCTGCCTCGCAGTGCTGGCGCTGCCCGACGCGATGACGACGCGGCTGGCCATTCGCAGCCTCAAGCGCATCAGCCCCGGATTGCCGATCCTCGCCCGCGTGCACCCGACAGAGGAGATTGACGCCATGTACCGAGAAGGGGCGGAGGAGGTCGTCCAGGCGGAGTTCGAGGCAAGCCTGGAGATGCTGCGCCACACGTTGCTGCGCCTGGGCCGGGACCCGAGGGCTGCTCAGGCACGGACTGACGCCGTGCGCCAGCAGCGGTATCTGGCGTTGCGGCGGCGGGACGCCCCCAGAGACAGCGCGTAA
- a CDS encoding haloacid dehalogenase → MNLKRLTQICDKIRSDFDAKDAAREKALALSREVIRNSANAIRGVHRGELGEARKLIAASSRMLAQVNKALKGHPDIHYAGFAQDAQKEHAEACITLALVHREQIPDPDELKVDYPAYLLGLSEAVGELRRHVLDEMRGAEPSWGEELLTAMDDIYYLLVSFDYPSAVSGNLKRATDVTRSIIEKTRGDVTNALRQERLERAMRRLEKDIGAGDQ, encoded by the coding sequence ATGAATCTCAAGCGCTTGACGCAGATCTGCGATAAGATTCGCAGCGATTTCGATGCCAAGGACGCGGCCCGCGAGAAGGCCCTCGCACTGTCTCGCGAGGTCATCCGCAACAGCGCCAATGCCATCCGTGGCGTTCACCGCGGCGAACTCGGCGAGGCGCGCAAGCTCATCGCCGCCAGTTCCCGCATGCTGGCTCAGGTCAACAAGGCGCTCAAGGGCCACCCCGACATCCACTACGCCGGCTTCGCCCAGGACGCCCAGAAAGAACACGCCGAGGCCTGCATCACCCTCGCCCTCGTGCACCGCGAGCAGATCCCCGACCCCGACGAGTTGAAGGTCGACTACCCCGCTTACCTGCTCGGCCTGTCCGAGGCGGTAGGCGAACTCCGTCGCCACGTCCTCGACGAGATGCGCGGCGCCGAGCCGAGTTGGGGCGAGGAATTGCTCACCGCGATGGACGACATCTACTACCTCCTGGTCTCGTTCGACTACCCCAGCGCCGTTTCCGGCAACCTCAAGCGCGCCACCGATGTCACCCGCTCGATCATCGAAAAGACCAGGGGGGACGTCACCAACGCCCTGCGCCAGGAGCGCCTCGAACGCGCTATGCGCCGCCTGGAGAAAGACATCGGCGCCGGTGACCAGTGA
- a CDS encoding potassium channel protein yields the protein MALLLLLIAAVLYYKFAEHYELVDAVFMTIITISTVGYREVRMLSPAGKMFTVLFILGGLATATLALRYGAELVVGGQLLDFWGRRRRMRAIEKLENHHIVCGYGRMGQEIIRQLIRHGAQLVVIERDPDQLAELSDAGVPFVAGNATDDEMLMRAGIKRAKSLVAVCSSDEDNLFLTLSARALNPDLYIVARCAGPGASDKFTRVGANRVISPYVTGGRQMAAALVRPVLVDFLDLFLRAEEVDVDLAQITIGPQARFAGKKLADAAIREQSGAGIIAVRGPDGRFHTNPTPDYILEAGDMLIALGTPDQLTRLERLASGSDTA from the coding sequence GTGGCGCTGCTCCTCCTGCTCATCGCCGCCGTGCTCTACTACAAGTTCGCGGAGCATTACGAACTCGTTGACGCCGTCTTCATGACCATTATCACCATCTCGACCGTTGGCTATCGTGAAGTGCGGATGCTCAGCCCGGCCGGGAAGATGTTCACCGTGTTGTTCATCCTCGGGGGCTTGGCCACGGCCACCTTGGCGCTGCGCTATGGTGCGGAACTCGTCGTCGGCGGACAGCTCCTCGACTTCTGGGGCAGGCGGAGAAGAATGAGAGCCATCGAAAAGCTGGAGAATCATCACATCGTCTGCGGCTACGGGCGCATGGGCCAGGAGATTATCCGGCAGCTCATACGCCACGGCGCCCAACTCGTCGTCATCGAGCGCGACCCCGACCAACTCGCCGAACTCAGCGATGCGGGAGTTCCGTTCGTTGCCGGCAATGCCACCGACGACGAGATGCTCATGCGCGCCGGCATCAAGCGCGCCAAGAGCCTGGTCGCGGTGTGCTCGAGCGACGAGGACAACTTGTTCCTTACGCTCAGCGCGCGCGCGCTGAACCCCGACCTCTACATCGTCGCTCGCTGCGCCGGCCCGGGCGCGAGCGACAAGTTTACCCGGGTCGGAGCGAACCGGGTCATCTCGCCGTACGTCACCGGCGGCCGTCAGATGGCCGCGGCGCTCGTCCGCCCGGTGCTCGTCGATTTCCTCGACCTCTTCCTGCGAGCTGAGGAAGTGGACGTGGATCTCGCTCAGATCACCATCGGGCCGCAGGCGCGTTTTGCCGGGAAGAAGCTCGCCGACGCGGCGATCAGAGAACAGAGCGGCGCCGGGATCATCGCGGTGCGCGGGCCCGACGGCCGATTTCATACGAACCCGACGCCCGACTACATCCTCGAAGCCGGCGACATGTTGATCGCACTCGGCACGCCGGACCAGCTCACCCGCCTGGAGCGCCTCGCAAGCGGCAGCGACACCGCGTGA
- a CDS encoding Gfo/Idh/MocA family oxidoreductase gives MVKIGILSFAHMHAGSYARCLNSLPNAQLVGIADDDKQRGKEMARQFETTCMDRDKLLKQVDAVIVTAENARHADWVLPAAKAGTHVLCEKPIAADVADGKRIIDACTKARVKLGIAFPCRYIPGVLRLKALCDNGDLGEFLAARGTNRGRMPGGWFTVPALSGGGAVLDHTVHVVDLMRWILKAEIVEVYAEVDRLMHDIESDDCGTLTMTFDNGVFATLDPSWSRPKTYPTWGDVTLQIVGTKGAAAVDGFGQKLDVYDDQRGGVAWNYWGSDADLGLVADFVDAVQQDRPFGITGTDGLRALEVAMAAYRSAEEKRPVGIEEVR, from the coding sequence ATGGTCAAGATCGGCATACTCAGCTTCGCCCACATGCACGCCGGTAGCTACGCGCGCTGCCTCAACAGCCTGCCCAACGCGCAGCTCGTCGGCATCGCCGACGATGACAAGCAGCGCGGCAAGGAGATGGCCCGGCAGTTCGAGACGACCTGCATGGATCGCGACAAGCTGCTCAAGCAAGTGGACGCCGTCATCGTCACCGCCGAGAACGCGAGGCATGCGGACTGGGTGCTGCCGGCCGCCAAGGCCGGCACGCACGTGCTGTGCGAGAAGCCCATCGCGGCGGACGTCGCCGACGGCAAGCGCATTATCGACGCGTGTACGAAGGCCCGCGTCAAGCTCGGCATCGCCTTCCCGTGTCGCTACATACCCGGCGTCCTGCGGCTCAAAGCGCTCTGCGACAACGGAGACCTCGGCGAATTCCTCGCTGCCCGGGGCACCAACCGCGGGCGCATGCCCGGCGGGTGGTTCACCGTCCCCGCGCTGTCGGGCGGCGGCGCGGTGCTCGACCACACCGTTCATGTCGTGGATCTCATGCGGTGGATACTCAAGGCCGAGATCGTCGAGGTGTACGCCGAGGTTGACCGCCTGATGCACGACATCGAGAGCGACGACTGCGGCACCCTCACTATGACGTTCGACAACGGCGTCTTCGCCACCCTCGATCCGAGCTGGTCGCGCCCTAAGACCTATCCGACCTGGGGTGATGTCACGCTGCAGATCGTCGGCACCAAGGGCGCCGCGGCCGTTGACGGCTTCGGGCAGAAACTCGACGTCTACGATGACCAGCGCGGCGGCGTGGCCTGGAATTACTGGGGCTCCGATGCTGACCTCGGCCTCGTCGCGGACTTCGTGGACGCGGTGCAGCAGGACCGGCCGTTCGGTATCACCGGCACGGACGGCCTGCGCGCGCTCGAGGTCGCCATGGCCGCCTATCGCTCCGCCGAGGAGAAGCGCCCGGTGGGGATCGAAGAAGTGCGCTGA
- a CDS encoding Gfo/Idh/MocA family oxidoreductase produces MKSDYGVGVIGCGGMGTSHAGYFAALPDVEVVACADSVAPAAQQLAQQHDARAYTDPEELLDDPRVTIVAICTPTPLHADLIEASAQRAKHVFCEKPIARTLADARRAIDAAKDAGICLMIGHVLRFFPEYAMAKRLLDDGTVGRPAVVRTTRNSGYPRGAGDWFVDPDQSGGVMVDMVIHDLDFLLWCFGEAERIYCKALTYHGPEATDYALATVRFKSRVIAHIEGSWAHPPGTFFTKLEIAGDKGLLEYDSQAASPLQVWKKAVGDEKAPGVVVPESPLAESPYQIEICEFMDAVRTGRDPCVTPQDAYNALELALAALESALRGEALALPLAH; encoded by the coding sequence ATGAAGTCAGATTACGGAGTCGGCGTTATCGGCTGCGGCGGAATGGGCACCTCGCACGCGGGGTATTTCGCCGCGCTGCCGGATGTCGAGGTGGTTGCTTGCGCCGATAGCGTCGCGCCAGCGGCGCAGCAGCTGGCGCAGCAGCACGACGCGCGGGCGTACACAGATCCCGAGGAACTCCTCGACGATCCTCGCGTCACCATCGTCGCCATCTGCACCCCGACGCCCTTGCACGCGGATCTCATCGAGGCCTCCGCGCAACGCGCCAAGCATGTGTTCTGCGAGAAGCCCATCGCCCGGACGCTTGCCGATGCCCGGCGCGCGATTGACGCCGCGAAGGACGCCGGCATCTGCCTCATGATCGGCCACGTCCTGCGTTTCTTCCCGGAATACGCGATGGCCAAGCGCCTGCTCGACGACGGCACGGTTGGGCGCCCGGCGGTCGTCCGCACCACGCGCAACAGCGGCTACCCTCGCGGCGCTGGCGACTGGTTTGTCGACCCCGACCAGAGCGGCGGCGTGATGGTTGACATGGTCATCCACGACCTCGACTTCCTGCTGTGGTGCTTCGGTGAAGCGGAGCGCATCTACTGTAAGGCGCTGACATACCACGGGCCGGAGGCGACGGATTACGCGCTCGCTACGGTGCGCTTCAAGAGCCGCGTCATTGCTCATATCGAAGGCAGCTGGGCGCACCCACCTGGAACGTTCTTTACCAAGCTCGAGATCGCCGGCGACAAGGGCCTCCTGGAATACGACAGCCAGGCCGCGTCGCCGCTCCAGGTCTGGAAGAAGGCCGTCGGCGACGAGAAAGCGCCCGGTGTCGTCGTGCCCGAAAGCCCTCTCGCTGAGAGCCCGTACCAGATCGAGATCTGCGAGTTCATGGACGCGGTGCGCACCGGCCGCGATCCGTGCGTCACGCCGCAGGACGCGTACAACGCGCTCGAGTTGGCGCTCGCCGCCTTGGAGAGCGCCCTGCGCGGGGAGGCGCTCGCCCTGCCGCTCGCTCACTAG
- a CDS encoding sigma-70 family RNA polymerase sigma factor has translation MSADTSAMRSEDHASSGLSGAASRVERRARSLATWRDADLVHETLTHSHGPAFDELVRRYRAQVERYLSRRLHSSDAVLDATQETFLRAYEGLHSYWPSCSFVGWLLGIAGNVAHELLRARRHAPAELKGTSESRWASPMLTELTPVAALEERESAARLCEAVASLPTQLAIPAVLRFYHDTDLREIAYLLDLSVGAVKMRLSRARRIMRKCTRRGKLPFPTTVATDLARCYWQLGKLLWTQGHWQQGAGAYAASFVLDDGLGMRMWGDTQDSSGTPYHRTRCRHAEKALRRAIRARPGSSRLWTALGAFRYFHGGAFDESQSCFARALELEAFGGALINMAHLHTFGRVRLKDAFDHLRAAEKTESGNPFYYAILGTALAKSGRKNESLWAARETLFLAGKALTDGARHWFPALQKIGGDIFVRAGLRHLARRCYWRSVEVRPPLHVSADTAERLYRVTVGARLDDLLY, from the coding sequence ATGTCTGCTGATACGAGCGCGATGCGCAGCGAAGATCACGCAAGCTCCGGCCTGTCCGGTGCGGCGTCCCGTGTTGAGCGACGGGCGCGCTCGCTGGCGACGTGGCGCGACGCCGACCTCGTACACGAGACCCTGACCCATTCCCACGGCCCCGCTTTCGATGAATTGGTGCGGCGGTACCGCGCGCAGGTGGAGCGGTATCTCTCCCGCCGGCTGCACAGCTCCGATGCCGTTCTCGACGCGACGCAGGAGACCTTCCTGCGCGCCTACGAAGGGCTTCACAGCTACTGGCCATCGTGCAGCTTCGTCGGGTGGCTGCTGGGCATAGCGGGCAATGTGGCCCACGAGCTGCTTCGAGCGCGGCGTCACGCGCCGGCGGAGCTGAAGGGGACCAGCGAGTCGCGGTGGGCATCGCCCATGCTGACCGAGCTGACTCCCGTCGCAGCGCTCGAAGAGCGCGAGTCGGCCGCGCGGCTGTGCGAGGCGGTGGCATCGCTCCCGACGCAGCTGGCGATACCGGCGGTACTGCGTTTCTACCACGACACGGATCTGCGCGAGATAGCGTACCTGCTGGATCTATCGGTGGGGGCGGTGAAGATGCGCCTGAGCCGGGCGCGGCGGATCATGCGGAAGTGCACGCGGCGCGGGAAGCTGCCATTCCCGACGACGGTGGCGACGGATCTGGCGCGGTGCTACTGGCAGCTCGGGAAACTGCTGTGGACGCAGGGGCATTGGCAGCAAGGCGCGGGAGCGTACGCCGCCAGCTTCGTGCTCGACGACGGTCTCGGCATGCGCATGTGGGGCGACACTCAGGATTCGAGCGGCACGCCCTACCACCGGACCAGGTGCCGACATGCTGAGAAGGCCCTGCGGCGAGCGATCCGGGCCCGGCCGGGATCGTCCAGATTGTGGACTGCTCTCGGGGCCTTCCGCTACTTCCACGGCGGGGCGTTCGACGAATCGCAGTCTTGCTTCGCGCGCGCCCTGGAACTCGAGGCATTCGGCGGAGCCCTGATTAACATGGCGCACCTTCACACCTTCGGGAGGGTGCGGCTGAAAGATGCGTTCGACCATCTGCGCGCGGCTGAGAAGACCGAGTCGGGAAATCCGTTCTACTACGCGATACTGGGAACGGCTCTCGCCAAGTCGGGCCGCAAGAACGAGAGCCTGTGGGCGGCGCGGGAGACCTTGTTCCTCGCTGGCAAGGCCCTCACCGACGGCGCACGTCATTGGTTCCCCGCGCTGCAGAAGATCGGGGGAGACATCTTCGTTCGTGCCGGTCTGCGCCACCTCGCGCGGAGATGCTACTGGAGGTCGGTGGAGGTCAGGCCACCTTTGCACGTCAGCGCGGACACGGCAGAGCGGTTGTACCGCGTGACGGTCGGCGCGCGCCTCGACGACCTCCTGTATTAG
- a CDS encoding exo-alpha-sialidase: MSAPIDVRKLPGAEEVTLVRDAGYFPVLAVLGKCEVVAILRGGAGHLGLKGRLELVRSRDGGHTWLPPSVVADSDRDDRNPAVGVTPEGTLVVAYHHQGSYNEQGRYDRKIGIMDTLVIRSHDGGHSWEHPRKLDFEPLNGRSPYGPMVNFPDGTLGMCIYGMPMDDERPWDVPQYHTYLLRSPDGGLTWGAPSLVAQGFNETAFLRFPDSELIAGVRSPDRPPNVHVSRSADDGRTWSAPAPVTESGEHPADFALLSNGWVLLTYGHRREPFGVQGIVSRDRGRTWDRTRTLIYNDDRPGGDCGYPTTVRFPDGTMLTAYYSAGDHMDSYRLDGAFAAGVLYAEQELLSALE; this comes from the coding sequence GTGAGCGCGCCAATTGACGTACGCAAGCTGCCGGGGGCCGAGGAAGTGACGCTCGTGCGTGATGCCGGGTACTTCCCGGTGCTCGCAGTGCTCGGCAAATGCGAAGTCGTCGCCATCCTGCGCGGGGGCGCCGGGCACCTGGGCCTGAAAGGCCGCCTGGAGCTGGTGCGCTCGCGCGATGGCGGACACACATGGTTGCCGCCATCAGTTGTCGCTGACAGCGACCGCGACGACCGCAACCCGGCCGTCGGCGTCACGCCCGAGGGCACGCTCGTCGTCGCGTACCACCACCAGGGCTCCTACAACGAGCAAGGCCGCTACGATCGTAAGATCGGCATCATGGACACCCTGGTCATCCGCTCGCATGACGGCGGCCACAGTTGGGAGCATCCCAGAAAGCTCGACTTCGAGCCGCTCAACGGTCGCTCGCCCTACGGGCCGATGGTGAACTTCCCGGACGGCACGCTCGGTATGTGCATCTACGGCATGCCGATGGACGACGAGCGCCCGTGGGACGTTCCTCAGTACCATACCTACCTGCTGCGCTCGCCCGACGGCGGCCTCACCTGGGGCGCCCCGTCGCTCGTGGCCCAGGGCTTCAACGAAACCGCTTTCCTCCGCTTCCCCGACAGCGAACTCATCGCCGGCGTGCGTTCGCCCGACCGCCCGCCCAATGTCCACGTCAGCAGATCGGCCGACGACGGCCGCACCTGGTCGGCGCCCGCGCCGGTCACTGAGTCGGGTGAGCACCCCGCGGACTTCGCCCTCCTCTCCAACGGCTGGGTGCTGCTGACCTACGGCCACCGCCGCGAGCCGTTCGGCGTGCAGGGAATAGTCAGCCGCGATCGCGGCCGCACGTGGGACCGCACTCGCACGCTCATCTACAACGACGATCGGCCCGGCGGCGACTGCGGGTACCCCACGACGGTCCGCTTCCCGGACGGCACGATGCTCACAGCCTACTACTCGGCGGGCGACCACATGGACTCCTATCGCCTCGACGGGGCGTTCGCGGCCGGCGTCCTCTACGCCGAGCAGGAACTCCTGTCCGCGCTTGAGTAA